A stretch of the Perca fluviatilis chromosome 17, GENO_Pfluv_1.0, whole genome shotgun sequence genome encodes the following:
- the htr1ab gene encoding 5-hydroxytryptamine (serotonin) receptor 1A b: MEGTNNTTAWPQFENSSNKTPKAEEEEVKLSYQVLTSFLLGALILCAIFGNACVVAAIALERSLQNVANYLIGSLAVTDLMVSVLVLPMAALYQVLNRWTLGQIPCDIFISLDVLCCTSSILHLCAIALDRYWAITEPIEYMKKRTPRRAAVLISVTWLVGFSISVPPMLIMRSQPGSMAEDRANPKQCKIRQDPWYTIYSTFGAFYIPLTLMLVLYGRIFKAARFRIRRTVRKTEKKKVSDSCLALSPAPFHKKTAGDAQGKSWKRSVEPRPLASVNGAVKHAEDGESLEIIEVHSSARGNLQLPNTPSAVPLFESRHEKATEAKRKIAMARERKTVKTLGIIMGTFILCWLPFFIVALVMPFCQESCYMPRWLEDVINWLGYSNSLLNPIIYAYFNKDFQSAFKKIIKCHFCRP, encoded by the coding sequence ATGGAGGGCACAAACAACACGACAGCCTGGCCTCAGTTTGAAAACTCCTCCAACAAAACACCCAAAGCTGAAGAAGAGGAGGTGAAGCTGAGTTACCAAGTGCTCACATCCTTTCTGCTCGGCGCGCTCATTCTGTGCGCAATATTTGGAAACGCGTGCGTGGTTGCGGCCATCGCCTTGGAGCGGTCTCTCCAGAATGTGGCCAACTACCTGATCGGTTCTCTGGCTGTCACGGACCTGATGGTGTCGGTGCTGGTGCTGCCCATGGCGGCGCTTTACCAGGTGTTAAACCGCTGGACTCTCGGGCAGATCCCGTGCGACATCTTCATCTCCCTGGATGTGCTGTGCTGCACGTCGTCCATCCTGCACCTGTGCGCCATCGCGCTGGACAGATACTGGGCGATCACGGAGCCCATAGAGTACATGAAGAAGAGGACGCCGAGAAGAGCCGCCGTCCTCATCAGCGTCACCTGGCTGGTCGGGTTCTCCATATCGGTGCCGCCGATGTTGATCATGCGCTCCCAGCCCGGCAGCATGGCAGAGGACAGGGCCAACCCCAAGCAGTGCAAGATCAGGCAAGACCCCTGGTACACTATATACTCTACTTTCGGGGCTTTTTACATCCCGCTGACGCTAATGCTGGTTTTATACGGACGGATATTCAAAGCCGCCAGGTTTCGGATCAGGAGGACTGTGCGTAAAACGGAGAAAAAGAAAGTGTCCGACTCTTGCCTGGCGTTGTCCCCCGCGCCGTTCCACAAAAAGACTGCCGGAGACGCGCAGGGCAAGAGCTGGAAAAGGAGCGTGGAGCCCCGGCCGCTGGCGAGCGTCAACGGCGCGGTGAAACACGCGGAGGACGGCGAGTCCCTGGAGATCATCGAAGTGCACAGCAGCGCCAGAGGCAACCTGCAGCTGCCCAACACCCCCAGCGCGGTGCCGCTGTTCGAGAGCAGGCACGAGAAGGCGACGGAGGCGAAGAGGAAGATCGCGATGGCCCGGGAGCGCAAAACGGTGAAGACCCTGGGCATCATCATGGGGACCTTCATTCTCTGCTGGCTGCCCTTCTTCATCGTCGCCCTGGTCATGCCTTTTTGCCAGGAGTCGTGCTACATGCCCCGCTGGCTGGAGGATGTCATTAACTGGCTGGGCTACTCCAACTCTTTACTCAACCCCATCATTTACGCGTACTTCAACAAAGACTTCCAGAGCGCgttcaagaaaataatcaagtGTCATTTCTGCAGACCGTGA